The proteins below are encoded in one region of Candidatus Moraniibacteriota bacterium:
- a CDS encoding VTT domain-containing protein → MNIACMDFIQTFVDGVFRGDLIGLIKAVGYTGLFGIVFAETGLFLGFFLPGDSLLFVAGFLTAGGFFSLPVLLIGLFLSAVLGNMLGYEFGRRIGPKIFSREDSLIFKKAHALKAQYFYEQHGPKMILLARFMPIVRTFAPIIAGVANMKYSVFFLYNVIGAFLWVIGLVLLGYFLGNVIDVDKYLLPIILVIISLSFLPAITAYIREKRRQE, encoded by the coding sequence ATGAATATTGCTTGTATGGATTTTATCCAGACGTTTGTCGATGGTGTTTTCCGAGGCGATCTCATCGGTCTTATCAAAGCCGTCGGTTATACCGGACTTTTCGGTATTGTTTTTGCGGAAACTGGTCTTTTCTTGGGATTTTTCCTCCCAGGGGACAGTCTGCTCTTTGTCGCTGGATTCCTCACTGCGGGTGGTTTCTTTTCGCTCCCCGTACTCTTGATTGGATTGTTTCTTTCTGCGGTACTTGGCAATATGCTCGGTTATGAATTTGGTAGACGCATCGGACCGAAAATCTTCAGTCGAGAAGATTCGCTCATTTTCAAAAAAGCACACGCCCTCAAAGCACAATATTTTTACGAACAGCACGGGCCCAAGATGATTCTTCTTGCACGATTTATGCCGATTGTGAGAACGTTCGCACCGATCATCGCTGGCGTAGCAAATATGAAATACTCGGTCTTTTTTCTCTACAATGTTATCGGGGCATTCCTCTGGGTAATTGGTTTGGTACTCCTGGGCTATTTCCTCGGGAATGTGATCGATGTCGACAAATATCTCTTGCCAATCATTCTTGTGATTATTTCCCTCTCGTTTTTGCCAGCCATCACAGCATATATCCGAGAAAAACGGAGACAGGAATAG
- a CDS encoding aminoacetone oxidase family FAD-binding enzyme produces MEYDVIVIGGGPAGMMAAGRAAQCGARVLLLEKNSSLGQKLLITGGGRCNVTNAEFDIHLFLAKFKGSAKFLYSPFAQFGVEKTLDFFHSYDMPTKIEAEKRVFPVTDKSQSVFDVLTKYMTEGNVEMHLGVTVTGFAMGDGIIEGVLLGNGECLRAHAYILATGGKSHPETGSTGDGFTWLREIGHTIIESQAILVPVITKEKWVHDLSGVSLAEAKLSFFQNDASGKRKKILPQKIGKILFTHFGLSGPLVLNMSKSISEFLQYGPVTLALDLLPQMDYGMIDKKLQEIFEENKNKKIKNVLDEIIPTSFVPALLERAKIDGEKAVNALSREERFSLGRGAKEMSMTVTGLLGAEKAIVTSGGVALSEVDFRTMRSRLYPNLYCVGDILNIDRPSGGYSLQLCWTTGYVAGTSLKKHL; encoded by the coding sequence ATGGAATACGATGTGATAGTAATCGGAGGTGGACCGGCTGGTATGATGGCTGCTGGACGAGCTGCACAGTGTGGTGCACGTGTTTTGCTTTTGGAGAAGAATTCCTCGCTTGGTCAGAAACTTCTCATCACTGGTGGTGGGCGTTGTAATGTAACCAATGCGGAGTTCGACATTCATCTTTTTCTTGCGAAATTCAAAGGTTCTGCAAAGTTTCTCTATTCTCCTTTCGCACAATTTGGCGTAGAGAAAACACTCGATTTTTTCCATTCCTATGATATGCCGACGAAAATCGAAGCAGAAAAACGAGTCTTCCCAGTAACGGATAAATCCCAATCTGTCTTTGATGTGCTCACGAAATATATGACAGAGGGGAATGTCGAGATGCATCTCGGTGTCACAGTAACGGGATTTGCTATGGGTGATGGAATAATAGAAGGTGTACTTCTTGGAAATGGCGAATGTCTCCGGGCGCATGCATATATCCTCGCGACTGGAGGAAAATCTCATCCGGAAACAGGATCGACAGGTGATGGATTTACGTGGCTCAGGGAAATAGGACATACCATCATCGAATCACAAGCAATATTGGTACCCGTTATTACGAAAGAAAAATGGGTACATGATCTGTCAGGAGTGAGTCTCGCCGAGGCAAAACTCTCTTTCTTTCAGAATGATGCATCAGGAAAAAGAAAAAAAATATTACCTCAAAAGATAGGAAAAATATTGTTCACACATTTCGGATTGAGCGGACCGCTCGTCCTCAATATGAGTAAATCCATCAGCGAGTTCCTGCAATACGGACCAGTCACTCTTGCTCTCGACCTCTTGCCACAGATGGACTATGGAATGATCGATAAAAAACTGCAAGAAATATTTGAAGAAAATAAAAATAAAAAGATCAAGAATGTTCTCGATGAAATCATTCCTACATCTTTCGTTCCTGCGCTTCTGGAACGTGCGAAGATAGATGGAGAAAAAGCAGTGAATGCTCTGAGTCGAGAAGAACGGTTTTCTCTCGGTCGTGGAGCAAAAGAAATGTCGATGACAGTTACGGGACTTTTGGGTGCAGAGAAAGCAATTGTGACGAGCGGAGGCGTTGCTCTCTCGGAAGTAGATTTTCGGACGATGCGTTCCCGTCTCTATCCAAATCTGTATTGTGTCGGTGACATATTGAACATCGATCGTCCTTCGGGAGGATATAGCCTCCAGCTCTGCTGGACTACGGGATATGTCGCCGGTACTTCTCTAAAAAAACACCTTTAG